In Diceros bicornis minor isolate mBicDic1 chromosome 13, mDicBic1.mat.cur, whole genome shotgun sequence, the sequence CGGCACCGAGGTTCCGCGCGCCCAAGGTTCCGGGCGCCGGGGCGGGGGCGAGGAGGAGGCGCGCTGGAGGGGGCTCGCTgctccggccccggccccggccccgtgCGCCGGGCCGCTGGGTGTGCCGCCGCTCGCCTCCTCCCCCGAGCCTGCCGGGATTCACGCCCTCGCGCTCGGGACCAGCAGCCTCTGCGCTCAAGTCTCCTTTGAAAGCCGTTCGGACCTGCTGATCCTCGAGGCTCCGTTTTAAACTCTCTGCACACTCGCTGTAGTAGTCGCCTTTCAGCATCCAAGGGCCTTTCGTCAACTATAATCACAGGAGCGGCTTCTCTTTACTGAGCGTTTCTACGTGCAGGACGCTATCTGCTTCACACCGTGTGAGACAGGTTTTatccctcactttacagatgaggaaactgaggctgaggcaTGAAGAGACTTGTCCAACGGCTGAACTCTTTTCAAGATGCCGGCTGCCTCCGAAGCCGTGTCTCCCTCTGCTTCCTGACATCCGCCTTTAACTCCAGCCAAACCgaactcctctcctccccaaagaAACACCTTGATTTGTCCTTGACAAGTCTTTATTCAGGCTATTTTTGATCCTTGGAATGCTCTCTCCCCCGTCTCCCGCCACCCAATGCCACCATCATCTTCACTCCCCTGAACCCGGTGTGAGCTCCTGGGGTCAGGGACGGTGATATCAACATCTCTGTGGCTCACCTGCTCccagcacagggccaggcctggagcaggcccTCTGTGTGGGACTGATCAGTTCGCCTTCATGGAAGTCCTTTCTGGATGGGTCTTACCCGATAGAAACCCCTCCTCAATGGTGGACCCCTCAGGGGCAGGGACAGAGCCTTCAACTCTGCTCAGTctgaaaccagcaaacagttagccattgatgattaagcagctagtaactgtgggggattggaattggccacctcaaaatatgtctcttccTGAATGACACTCTGGCCTCCAgccccactaactaaccaaaggagtttgggatgggaggcctgtcttcagaacaggccattaccatagacatcGCTGGGTATCTGGGTGGGTCTGTGCTAAGCCCCTTATAGTTCTGGTTGccctttataagagacatttatgtttataaagaaaatctccatttgtaaaggtatcttcttccttgtaccaggaagaagaggggggatggccttacctagaaacttatcagaacggaaggcaaggacttaaatctgcatgataaacttacccattgttaactgtgctgtttaggcaatatgctctcTGACTGCCACTAGGTCCTATAGGTCACGtccccctggagcctgggtcaccatggtaatggatgtttgagctatttttttcaggaactgaaccccttgtccacttcaggccagattgaccaccaacccatcaactgggcccatgcagACATGTAtccaataagtgaccttttgacggcaagaggttggaactccaccctgagggcatgctaatgctgccattctgtgaacgtgccacctatgaagaggcatgaagcctgactacgcttgcgcagatcatcaattacctcatctctcctcacctccaatcatttcagaccaccttgccccttaCCCCATAAATAACCCTGAGTCCCTGTTTTTGGGGAactggatttgagattcattctcccatttccacacttggctgccttgtgattaataaaccctctctctctctctgccatctcgtggtctcggtgattggctttctgggcggcgggcaaaaaacggacctggtgctgGTGCGGTAACAAGTCCAACCTACACTCGTGGAGATAGGCCCTGAGCCCTGGCCTGTGCTGGGAGTGGTGTGGTGGACTCTGAGATTAGTAAATCCTTCCAGTGTGCTGGCCTGTACCTGCCTCAGGATCCTTGCACTGGCTGATCCCTCTGCCTGGACCTGCATGTGGCTGCCTCCTCATCATTTAGGGCTCACTTTACAAGTCAGCACCTCAAAGGGACTTTTCTCGATGTATCTCACATCCCTTTATATTCTTTATCCCATTAccttattttattctcttcataGCGGTTTTGACTGTCTGAAATTCTTAGGtatttatttccttgttgacattaattcatggagcttacattctagtggagtgagacagacaataaataaacatataatgtTTGGTGATGATACGTGCTAtgcagaaaaacaaagcaggctAAGAGAGCTAGAGATAAGGGGACACTTGAGCAGCAACCTGAAGGAAATGAGGGAATGATCTGTAtggatatctgggggaagagccTTCCAgatagagggaacagcaagtgcaaaagccTTGATGTAGAAGCATGCTTGCCCTACTTGTGGAACAGCAAGGAGGTTATTGTGTGAAGGAGATATGGAGAGGGGCAGTTAGATCCCTCAGGGCTTTGTAGGCCTTGGTTAAGGACTTGGGTTTTAAATCTGAGTGAGAGGGGAAGTCACCTGTAAGATTTGAGTGGAGAAGTAACACGATCTACTTTTAAAAAGGATCATTCTGGCTCCTGGTGGAACATAGGGCATCAGGGGCAAGGATGGAAGCTCTCCCAAGGTGACCAATTTGTCCCAGTTTACCTGagactttcctggttttagcactgaaagtcctatGTCCTGAAAACCTTCTCAGTTccaggcaaactgggatggttggtcaccctacagTGAGACCAATAATCCAAGCGAGAGATGGTGGTGCTTAGAATAAAGTGATAGTGTTGGGAAGGCagtcagattctgggtgtgttttgaaagCAGAGCCTAAAGAGTCTGCTAATGGAGTGAATGTGAGTGTGAGAGAGAATGAAAGGAGTCAAGCAAGACAGGCTTTTGGCCTGAACAACTGGAAGGACAGAGTTGCCATTTACGGACAGGAGGACGGCTGGAGTAGGTTTTGAAGGATAGACGATcaggagtttggttttggacatGTTGGTTTGAGACAACTTAATAGACTGGCAAGTAGGGATGTCAACCAGGCTGTTGGGTGAAAGAGTCCAAAGTTCTGAGGAGCAGTCTGGGCCGGAGATATAAAGTTGTGAGTTGTCAGTGTATATATGAAATTTAAAGCTATGAGTCTGGATGAGATCACTGAGGGAATGACTATAGACAGAGGGATAAGGACTGAGCCCTAGGGCACATTAACATTTAGAGatcaaggaaaagaggagaaaccagcaaaggagacagagaggtaGAGGAGAGCCAAGGATAAGCAGAACCAGGAGAAAAATCTGTGCTAAAGAGGGCCCCAAGTCACATACTGGGTGACCATAAAGAGGGAAGTAATTAAATGGTGCCAAGAAGCTGGGTTAGCCCCAGGGGTGCAACCTACAGAGAGGCTGACTTGGGCTTAATTAAGGAAGGGCTTTCTAACTGAGCTGCCCATAAATGGATCGAGCTGCCCCAGGAGGTGTGAGCAGGCCCCTGACCCAAGCGTGTCCTGGGGGATTGGTTGTCGGGTGGGTTGAGATGTACATCTAGGGTTCAAATATCTGATAGGAGTTGGACTGGACAACTCTCAAAGTCCCTTCAAACTGGAGAAGATGTGATTCTGGGAAGCCAACTGAAACAACTGCCTGTCATAGAGttgagctgagccttgaaggtTAAGCAGGTGTTCAGTTGGGGGGAAAAGCGCAGAGGGGCACTCCTAGGTGGAGGAGCGATGTGAGCAAAACTCCAGAGATGTGAACAAGCAGGGTCTGTTAAGGAGTCTGGCCTGGTCAGAAGAGAAAGGTGTGTgaaggatggggaggaaggtgaggcTGGAAAGAGATGTAGGGCCGGATGGCGGGGAGCTCCTACAGGGCCTGTTGCCCAGGAAACACTTGTCAACGCTTGTTGAAGGAAGGTAACGAAACAAAAGGGAGATTGTAAGAGCCAAGGAAGAAGGCGTTGATCGCTTAGTTCTCTTGAGGAGGTTTTCTTCTGACAACTTGGTCATAGACGTCTTGAGGGCAGGGCTGCCCAAAGCTGTGTGTGTTCCCTGCCCCACTCCCCACTGGGAGCAGGTATCCATCAACTATTCCTTAGAGCCCAGCAACATGGACAAGCCCCTGAGGGACCTAGAGCCCTTTCCTGGGGGTCTCTGTGGGTCCACCATGAAGGGGTAGGGGGCACACAATTCAATGGGTGGATCAGTCCCTGATAGAAGAAGTAGAGATACACTATGCCCGTGAGATGCCATTGGATGgagttccttcccttccttccattAACCTAAGACTTCACAAGCATCACCCCTGGAATACTCAAAGCTCAGAACCCAGTGACTTCGCCTTTAGGGAACAATGGGGCCTGGGCATTCCGGGAACTCTATTGGCCGGACAGATGAGTAGGTGAGCTCCCTCTCTCTAGAGCCATCAATTGGGTACCAAAGCTCGAGCTTATGGATTCCCAGTGGGAGGACCTGAGCCTCCCTGGTGGTAAATGTCCCTCCCATTCCTGCCCCTTGCTTTGTGCCCTTAGCTTGGGGGCAGATAGTCAGGGAAGACCTTTTCAATGGATGGGCTGGTGGCTGCCTGCATGGAGGAGTGCTAAGCAGTTGGGATATGGTTTCCTCTAGAAAACTAAggattccttgagggcagagaccacgTCTTTCTGCCCATCCAGTGGGAGAACACAGAGGGGTACTATGAATACCTCAGGACCATCACAGCTGGATGGTTAGGGGGTGTGGTGGAATGGGATGGGACATTGGTGTCCCTGTTAACTGGTAAACTTTTACTTCCTTGATGGGCCTTGCCTGTAGTGAGGCTTCTCCATCTGATGGGTCAGATGTGTCCAGGGTTGGGAACCAGAGGCTTGACTAAGCCTGGGCAGGTCACGCACCCTTTAGACCTtgctttctttatctgtaaagggCTAAAGGTGGCCTCTTTAGCTCCCTGGAAATCTAGCTTTGACCTAATAAGAGAATGATGAGGCAAGTcaatgaggaaggaaggaaggaatggagagagtggTTAAGTGGATGGAATGATTGATGAATGGGTTAAGGAGAGGAATGAGAAATAGCTCAGGCCCCAAGCTAGAACTGTCAGCCAGCTTGCCTCGTTTTCTTTCTTACTGTCTTAGTGTGGGTCTCACTGTACTTTGGATTCCTGGGACTGTGCTCTGTGGTAACCGGCGGCTGCATTCTCTTTCTGCACTGGAGGAAGAACTTGCAGCGGAAAGAGCGTGCCCAGGAGTGGGTGGAGGTGATGAGAGCCGGTGCGTTCACCTACAGCCCGCTGTTGTACTGGATTAACAAGAGACAGCAATACGGCATGAATGCAGCCATCAACACAGGCCCTCCCCCTGCTGTCATCAAGACTGAGACCGAGATCCAGAACGCAGATCCTCTGTGGGAATTGGACATCCCCAAGAGCTGGAGCTATGCTGCTCAAGACagcagctccaaggtggaggccCCTGTGCCCCTGCAACCTGCATTGCAGGTGGGCCCGCAGCAGCCTCTACCTACCCCAATGCCGCAGTCCCAGGCTAGCTCCCCATTCCCAATTCTCATCTTCCAGGAGGTGCCctttgccttctctctgtgtaACCTACCCCCAATGCTGAACCACTCAGCCTCCTACCCTTTGGCCACCTGTCCTGAAAGGAACGTccacttcccttccctccccacacTGGCCCATGGGGACCACTGCTTCAATGCCAAGCCTTTTGCTTCAGAATTGTAGCCTCTTCTCACTGAAGCTGGGAGCTGGAGGTATCAGGGGCAGAACAGGAAAGGAGCTAACCTCAGGGAGGCAGTATTGACACAGAGGCCAGGGCCCATCTGGATGTCA encodes:
- the TEX38 gene encoding testis-expressed protein 38; protein product: MDSQWEDLSLPGVWVSLYFGFLGLCSVVTGGCILFLHWRKNLQRKERAQEWVEVMRAGAFTYSPLLYWINKRQQYGMNAAINTGPPPAVIKTETEIQNADPLWELDIPKSWSYAAQDSSSKVEAPVPLQPALQVGPQQPLPTPMPQSQASSPFPILIFQEVPFAFSLCNLPPMLNHSASYPLATCPERNVHFPSLPTLAHGDHCFNAKPFASEL